In Patagioenas fasciata isolate bPatFas1 chromosome 11, bPatFas1.hap1, whole genome shotgun sequence, the following proteins share a genomic window:
- the LOC136106329 gene encoding uncharacterized protein isoform X2, translated as MSSSQRCWSLGSLLLLLLGGNLGVLIEIHQDPVNGTVGQSVLLPVSYRFAGAPHFPVSISWTFNSSLDKLVTCTVRNCSLGAGGAPSNCSANCFPKPTNNSRAELFPENGSLLLRDLRLSDSGVYSVTFGQSSQIKKVFLTLREQRVTPQHPSEAGTVEQDYIHYCIIGICSLISILLLFLLFYYIRRRAEKQKRRVIKQHQVSSVEESHMDSTAEGDMTTIYARIGDTFEQPQPTPTAQSLYASVTSPRPPGLDTRPFHHPV; from the exons aTGTCATCCAGCCAGCGCTGCTGGAGCCTCggctccctcctgctgctgctgcttg GGGGAAACCTGGGTGTCCTCATTGAAATCCATCAGGATCCAGTCAATGGCACCGTGGGTCAGTCCGTGCTCCTGCCCGTCTCCTACAGATTTGCTGGTGCCCCTCACTTCCCAGTGTCAATTTCCTGGACATTCAATAGCAGCCTGGACAAACTCGTCACCTGCACAGTCCGGAACTGCTCCCTGGGTGCCGGGGGTGCTCCCAGCAACTGCTCAGCAAATTGTTTCCCCAAGCCTACAAACAACAGCCGTGCTGAGCTCTTCCCCGAGAACGGGTCCCTGCTGCTGCGGGACCTGCGGCTCAGCGACAGCGGGGTGTACAGCGTCACCTTCGGGCAATCATCCCAAATCAAGAAGGTCTTCCTGACCCTGCGCGAGCAGCGTGTCACCCCTCAGCATCCAAGTGAGG CAGGCACTGTGGAGCAAGACTACATCCATTACTGTATAATTGGAATTTGTTCCTTAATCTCCATCCTTCTGctattcctgctcttctactACATACGGCGCCGGG CTGAGAAGCAGAAGAGAAGAGTCATTAAACAACATCAG GTCTCAAGTGTGGAGGAGTCCCACATGGACAGCACTGCGGAGGGGGACATGACAACCATTTATGCCAGAATTGGAGACACCTTTGAACAGCCACAGCCAACACCAACAGCACAGTCTCTGTATGCATCCGTAACTTCTCCTCGTCCGCCAGGACTGGACACTAGGCCCTTCCATCACCCCGTTTGA
- the LOC136106094 gene encoding uncharacterized protein: MRHPMELLGTSWVLLAGLLVPLSQAPEAVGPLERKTVAVGSSVLLPGPGNVTHIYSTRWEYFNGLSSFTILQYYRGSHNPAIHAPYTGRAIFHPLNGSLLLENVQESDSGTYKVTVNVGDKESLKILLEVLKPVSRPQLQTSALVAQASGEVFCDVAEGRVDTIAWKKDGQPLPPDRGFRLSNSLSVLYLRPAKKSDCGSYSCNASNEISWQETSLNVTIAGLSPPLQDVLRIAVVAVVFAAVSGWGLIFPVCQSEKLRIRGELWRWLSAYTCGLVCIASILAGTAGILWMREEGPSIAIILPEIALMYVMVITFLVSATVTFQPTKFIQLRCKTAQRTMGYAAPGGVVSVVLTTSFLIKNIHNRHEEGCTEFVDVTTLAVSTAAVSALPLLAILLCYHTTQGWLKGHESDWVDKARSIEMSQPSSKDAISMS; this comes from the exons ATGCGCCATCCCATGGAGCTACTGGGGACCAGCTGGGTGCTCCTTGCAG GGCTGCTGGTGCCTTTGTCACAGGCTCCAGAAGCAGTGGGACCCCTTGAGAGAAAAACCGTTGCTGTGGGATCCTCAGTGCTGCTTCCTGGGCCGGGTAATGTCACACACATCTACTCCACACGGTGGGAGTACTTCAATGGCCTCAGCTCCTTCACCATCCTGCAGTACTACAGGGGATCTCACAACCCAGCCATCCATGCACCCTACACAGGACGAGCCATTTTCCATCCACTTAATGGATCTCTCTTGCTGGAGAACGTCCAGGAAAGCGACAGTGGCACCTACAAAGTGACTGTCAATGTGGGAGACAAGGAGAGCCTGAAAATCCTGCTGGAAGTCCTTA AGCCCGTGTCTCGCCCCCAGCTCCAGACCAGTGCTCTCGTTGCCCAGGCCAGTGGTGAGGTGTTCTGCGATGTGGCAGAGGGCAGGGTGGACACCATCGCCTGGAAGAAGGACGGGCAGCCTCTTCCCCCGGACAGAGGTTTTCGCCTCTCCAACAGCCTCAGCGTTTTGTACCTGAGGCCAGCGAAGAAGTCGGACTGTGGCTCCTACTCCTGCAATGCCAGCAATGAGATAAGCTGGCAAGAAACCTCCCTGAACGTCACCATTGCAG GTCTTTCCCCTCCCTTGCAGGATGTGCTGAGGATTGCGGTGGTTGCTGTGGTCTTTGCTGCTGTCTCAGGATGGGGATTAATATTTCCTGTTTGCCAATCTGAAAAGCTGAGAATAA GGGGGGAACTGTGGAGGTGGCTGAGCGCCTACACCTGCGGGCTGGTGTGCATCGCCTCCATCCTGGCTGGCACCGCCGGGATCCTCTGGATGCGGGAAGAAG GCCCTTCAATTGCCATCATATTGCCAGAGATTGCCCTTATGTACGTGATGGTGATAACCTTCCTGGTCTCTGCCACCGTGACCTTCCAGCCTACAAAATTCATCCAACTCAGATGCAAAACAG CACAGCGCACGATGGGCTACGCTGCTCCCGGAGGAGTGGTTTCGGTGGTGCTGACAACCAGCTTCCTCATAAAGAACATCCACAATCGCCATG AAGAAGGATGCACAGAGTTCGTGGACGTGACCACCCTCGCGGTCAGCACGGCAGCCGTGTCGGCCCTCCCGCTCCTCGCCATCTTACTCTGCT ATCACACGACTCAGGGATGGCTGAAGGGACATGAGTCCGATTGGGTGGACAAGGCAAG GTCCATTGAAATGTCTCAGCCCAGCAGCAAGGATGCCATTTCCATGTCTTAG
- the LOC136106329 gene encoding uncharacterized protein isoform X1, which produces MSSSQRCWSLGSLLLLLLGGNLGVLIEIHQDPVNGTVGQSVLLPVSYRFAGAPHFPVSISWTFNSSLDKLVTCTVRNCSLGAGGAPSNCSANCFPKPTNNSRAELFPENGSLLLRDLRLSDSGVYSVTFGQSSQIKKVFLTLREQRVTPQHPSEAGTVEQDYIHYCIIGICSLISILLLFLLFYYIRRRGAAEKQKRRVIKQHQVSSVEESHMDSTAEGDMTTIYARIGDTFEQPQPTPTAQSLYASVTSPRPPGLDTRPFHHPV; this is translated from the exons aTGTCATCCAGCCAGCGCTGCTGGAGCCTCggctccctcctgctgctgctgcttg GGGGAAACCTGGGTGTCCTCATTGAAATCCATCAGGATCCAGTCAATGGCACCGTGGGTCAGTCCGTGCTCCTGCCCGTCTCCTACAGATTTGCTGGTGCCCCTCACTTCCCAGTGTCAATTTCCTGGACATTCAATAGCAGCCTGGACAAACTCGTCACCTGCACAGTCCGGAACTGCTCCCTGGGTGCCGGGGGTGCTCCCAGCAACTGCTCAGCAAATTGTTTCCCCAAGCCTACAAACAACAGCCGTGCTGAGCTCTTCCCCGAGAACGGGTCCCTGCTGCTGCGGGACCTGCGGCTCAGCGACAGCGGGGTGTACAGCGTCACCTTCGGGCAATCATCCCAAATCAAGAAGGTCTTCCTGACCCTGCGCGAGCAGCGTGTCACCCCTCAGCATCCAAGTGAGG CAGGCACTGTGGAGCAAGACTACATCCATTACTGTATAATTGGAATTTGTTCCTTAATCTCCATCCTTCTGctattcctgctcttctactACATACGGCGCCGGG GTGCAGCTGAGAAGCAGAAGAGAAGAGTCATTAAACAACATCAG GTCTCAAGTGTGGAGGAGTCCCACATGGACAGCACTGCGGAGGGGGACATGACAACCATTTATGCCAGAATTGGAGACACCTTTGAACAGCCACAGCCAACACCAACAGCACAGTCTCTGTATGCATCCGTAACTTCTCCTCGTCCGCCAGGACTGGACACTAGGCCCTTCCATCACCCCGTTTGA
- the LOC136106329 gene encoding uncharacterized protein isoform X3 — protein sequence MSSSQRCWSLGSLLLLLLGGNLGVLIEIHQDPVNGTVGQSVLLPVSYRFAGAPHFPVSISWTFNSSLDKLVTCTVRNCSLGAGGAPSNCSANCFPKPTNNSRAELFPENGSLLLRDLRLSDSGVYSVTFGQSSQIKKVFLTLREQRVTPQHPSEGAAEKQKRRVIKQHQVSSVEESHMDSTAEGDMTTIYARIGDTFEQPQPTPTAQSLYASVTSPRPPGLDTRPFHHPV from the exons aTGTCATCCAGCCAGCGCTGCTGGAGCCTCggctccctcctgctgctgctgcttg GGGGAAACCTGGGTGTCCTCATTGAAATCCATCAGGATCCAGTCAATGGCACCGTGGGTCAGTCCGTGCTCCTGCCCGTCTCCTACAGATTTGCTGGTGCCCCTCACTTCCCAGTGTCAATTTCCTGGACATTCAATAGCAGCCTGGACAAACTCGTCACCTGCACAGTCCGGAACTGCTCCCTGGGTGCCGGGGGTGCTCCCAGCAACTGCTCAGCAAATTGTTTCCCCAAGCCTACAAACAACAGCCGTGCTGAGCTCTTCCCCGAGAACGGGTCCCTGCTGCTGCGGGACCTGCGGCTCAGCGACAGCGGGGTGTACAGCGTCACCTTCGGGCAATCATCCCAAATCAAGAAGGTCTTCCTGACCCTGCGCGAGCAGCGTGTCACCCCTCAGCATCCAAGTGAGG GTGCAGCTGAGAAGCAGAAGAGAAGAGTCATTAAACAACATCAG GTCTCAAGTGTGGAGGAGTCCCACATGGACAGCACTGCGGAGGGGGACATGACAACCATTTATGCCAGAATTGGAGACACCTTTGAACAGCCACAGCCAACACCAACAGCACAGTCTCTGTATGCATCCGTAACTTCTCCTCGTCCGCCAGGACTGGACACTAGGCCCTTCCATCACCCCGTTTGA